GACCCGTGACGACATGCGTCGGGCGCTGGAAGTCGGCGTGCATTGTTTCAACGTCGAATCCACCGATGAGCTGGAACGCCTGCAAGTGGTGGCTGCCGAGCTGGGCGTTCGTGCGCCGATCTCGTTGCGCGTGAACCCGGACGTCGATGCCGGCACTCATCCGTACATCTCCACCGGTCTCAAGGAAAACAAGTTCGGCATCGCCATCGCCGACGCCGAAGACGTGTACATCCGTGCCGCGCAACTGCCTAACCTGGAAGTGGTCGGCGTCGATTGCCACATCGGTTCGCAACTGACTACCCTGCCGCCATTCATTGACGCCCTCGACCGCCTGCTGGGCCTGGTCGACCGCCTCGGCGATTGCGGCATCTACCTGCGCCACATCGATCTCGGTGGTGGTTTGGGCGTGCGTTATCGCGATGAAGAGCCGCCATTGGCTGCCGACTACATCAAAGCCGTGCGCGAGCGTCTCGACGGTCGTGACCTGGCGCTGGTGTTCGAGCCGGGCCGTTTCATCGTCGCCAACGCCGGCGTACTGCTGACCCAGGTCGAGTACCTCAAGCACACCGAGCACAAAGACTTCGCCATCGTCGACGCGGCCATGAACGATCTGATCCGCCCGGCGCTGTATCAAGCCTGGATGGACGTCACCGCCGTGCGCCCGCGCAACAGCGCCGCTCGCGCCTACGACATCGTCGGCCCGATCTGCGAAACCGGCGACTTCCTGGCCAAGGATCGTCAACTGGCCCTGGAAGAAGGCGATCTGTTGGCCGTGCATTCGGCCGGTGCCTATGGGTTTGTCATGAGTTCCAACTACAACACCCGTGGCCGTGCCGCTGAAGTGTTGGTGGACGGTGATCAGGCATGTGAAGTGCGTCGCCGTGAGACGGTAGCCGAGTTGTTTGCTGGCGAAAGCCTGCTGCCGGAGTAAAACCATGCTGCTGCGTTTTACCAAGATGCACGGCCTGGGCAACGACTTCATGGTCCTCGACCTGGTCAGCCAGCACGCGCACATCCTGCCAAAACACGCAAAGCTTTGGGGCGATCGGCACACGGGGATCGGTTTCGACCAGTTGCTGATCGTCGAAGCGCCGAGCAACCCGGACGTGGATTTCCGCTATCGGATCTTCAATTCCGACGGCTCCGAAGTGGAACAGTGCGGCAACGGTGCGCGCTGTTTCGCCCGCTTCGTGCTCGACAAGCGCCTGACCGCCAAGCGGCTGATTCGCGTCGAGACCAAAAGCGGCATCATCGAACTGGACATCCGCAACGATGGTCAGATCAGCGTCAACATGGGCGCTCCGCGTCTGGTGCCGGCCGAGATTCCGTTCCAAGCCCCGAGCCAGGCCCTGAGCTATCAAGTCGACGTCGACGGCACCACGGTCGAACTGGCCGCGGTGTCCATGGGCAACCCCCATGCCGTGTTGCGGGTCAGCGACATCAACAACGCACCGGTGCATGAACTGGGACCGAAAATCGAACATCACCCGCGCTTCCCGGCGCGGGTCAATGTCGGT
The Pseudomonas lini DNA segment above includes these coding regions:
- the lysA gene encoding diaminopimelate decarboxylase; this translates as MDAFNYRDGELFAEGVALSAIAERFGTPTYVYSRAHIEAQYLAYADALTGMPHLVCFAVKANSNLGVLNVLARLGAGFDIVSRGELERVLAAGGTADKIVFSGVGKTRDDMRRALEVGVHCFNVESTDELERLQVVAAELGVRAPISLRVNPDVDAGTHPYISTGLKENKFGIAIADAEDVYIRAAQLPNLEVVGVDCHIGSQLTTLPPFIDALDRLLGLVDRLGDCGIYLRHIDLGGGLGVRYRDEEPPLAADYIKAVRERLDGRDLALVFEPGRFIVANAGVLLTQVEYLKHTEHKDFAIVDAAMNDLIRPALYQAWMDVTAVRPRNSAARAYDIVGPICETGDFLAKDRQLALEEGDLLAVHSAGAYGFVMSSNYNTRGRAAEVLVDGDQACEVRRRETVAELFAGESLLPE
- the dapF gene encoding diaminopimelate epimerase, with translation MLLRFTKMHGLGNDFMVLDLVSQHAHILPKHAKLWGDRHTGIGFDQLLIVEAPSNPDVDFRYRIFNSDGSEVEQCGNGARCFARFVLDKRLTAKRLIRVETKSGIIELDIRNDGQISVNMGAPRLVPAEIPFQAPSQALSYQVDVDGTTVELAAVSMGNPHAVLRVSDINNAPVHELGPKIEHHPRFPARVNVGFLQVIDRSRAQLRVWERGAGETQACGTGACAAAVAAISQGWMDSPLLIDLPGGRLSIEWAGPGQPVMMTGPAVRVYEGQVRL